A single genomic interval of Macadamia integrifolia cultivar HAES 741 chromosome 6, SCU_Mint_v3, whole genome shotgun sequence harbors:
- the LOC122081048 gene encoding probable CoA ligase CCL9: protein MENLTLTGLLKKTAEQFPSRRALSASGKYDLTHARLQELIDKAASNLIAIGVKPGDVVALTFSNTVEFVIMFLAVIRARATAAPLNAAYTQDEFEFYLSDSESKILLTSEEGNQAAQAAASKLKILHATALLSHADGVSGDINLSSSSLPDTNTDSDLKSVSEIVNDPSDVALFLHTSGTTSRPKGVPLTQLNLATSVTNIKSAYKLTETDSTVIVLPLFHVHGLLAGLLSSLGAGAAVALPSAGRFSASTFWSDMITYNATWYTAVPTIHQIILDRHLNKPEAVYPKLRFIRSCSASLAPSILNRLEESFGAPVLEAYAMTEASHQMSTNPLPEDGPHKEGSVGKPAGLEMAILDENGIQQPAGVNGEVCIRGANVTKGYKNNPEANKAAFSFGWFHTGDIGFMDSEGYLHLVGRIKELINRGGEKISPIEVDAVLLWHPEVAQAVAFGVPDDKYGEEINCAIIPREGSNIDQEEVLKYCKKNLASFKVPKKVFITDNLPKTATGKIQRRIVAEHFLAQISAAKVSKFGA from the exons atggagaacctCACTCTCACAGGTTTGTTGAAGAAAACCGCCGAACAATTCCCCTCCCGCCGAGCTCTTTCCGCTTCCGGCAAGTACGATCTAACACATGCTCGATTGCAAGAATTGATCGACAAAGCCGCATCTAACCTTATCGCCATCGGCGTGAAACCCGGTGATGTCGTCGCTCTTACATTCTCGAACACCGTCGAG TTTGTGATTATGTTCTTGGCTGTCATTAGAGCCCGAGCCACTGCCGCTCCTCTCAACGCGGCCTACACTCAGGACGAATTCGAGTTCTACCTATCGGATTCCGAATCCAAGATCCTCTTAACGTCGGAAGAAGGAAATCAGGCCGCTCAAGCCGCCGCTTCgaaactcaaaattcttcacGCCACCGCCTTGCTATCTCACGCCGACGGCGTGTCCGGCGACATCAATCTTTCCTCTTCGTCTCTTCCTGATACTAACACCGACTCAGATCTGAAATCGGTTTCCGAAATCGTCAACGACCCATCCGACGTGGCACTCTTCCTCCACACCTCAGGCACAACGAGTAGACCTAAAGGAGTACCGCTGACTCAGCTGAATCTCGCCACGTCAGTAACAAACATTAAATCTGCCTACAAACTGACGGAGACGGACTCAACCGTCATCGTACTCCCGCTCTTCCATGTACACGGTTTACTCGCCGGGTTACTGAGTTCACTCGGTGCCGGAGCTGCCGTCGCACTCCCCTCCGCTGGCCGATTCTCCGCTTCTACTTTCTGGTCAGATATGATAACATACAACGCCACATGGTACACGGCGGTCCCTACAATTCACCAAATCATCTTGGATAGGCATCTGAACAAACCAGAGGCGGTATACCCAAAGCTCCGATTCATAAGGAGCTGCAGCGCGTCACTTGCGCCGTCTATTTTGAATAGGCTGGAGGAGTCATTCGGGGCGCCCGTGTTGGAAGCCTACGCTATGACAGAAGCATCACATCAGATGTCGACGAACCCGTTGCCGGAAGACGGTCCGCACAAGGAGGGGTCGGTTGGGAAACCGGCGGGGCTAGAGATGGCGATTCTGGATGAGAACGGTATCCAACAACCGGCGGGGGTCAACGGGGAGGTTTGCATTAGGGGGGCTAATGTAACCAAGGGTTACAAGAACAACCCGGAAGCCAATAAGGCGGCGTTCAGCTTTGGTTGGTTCCATACAGGGGATATCGGTTTTATGGATTCTGAAGGTTACTTGCATCTCGTCGGCCGTATTAAGGAGCTTATTAACCGGGGAG GTGAGAAGATATCACCAATAGAGGTGGATGCAGTGCTTTTGTGGCATCCAGAAGTTGCTCAGGCGGTTGCCTTTGGAGTTCCAGACGATAAATATGGTGAAGAG ATAAACTGTGCCATCATCCCCAGAGAAGGATCAAACATCGACCAAGAAGAGGTGCTCAAGTATTGCAAGAAAAATCTTGCAAGTTTCAAGGTCCCCAAGAAGGTTTTCATCACTGACAACCTCCCCAAGACTGCTACTGGCAAGATCCAAAGGCGTATTGTAGCTGAACACTTCCTTGCTCAAATCTCTGCTGCCAAAGTATCCAAATTTGGAGCATAA